The following are encoded in a window of Chaetodon auriga isolate fChaAug3 chromosome 24, fChaAug3.hap1, whole genome shotgun sequence genomic DNA:
- the LOC143317178 gene encoding fatty acid-binding protein, intestinal-like, whose protein sequence is MTFNGTWKVNRNVNYDKFMEAMGVNILKRKLGEHDNLKITIEQNGDKFHIKESSNFRSIEINFTLGIVFDYTLADGTEVSGAWEAEGEMLKGKFTRKDNNKSLTVTKGLVDGELVQSYSYEGVDAQRIFKKQ, encoded by the exons ATGACATTCAACGGAACCTGGAAGGTCAACCGCAACGTCAACTATGACAAGTTCATGGAAGCAATGG GCGTCAATATCCTGAAACGCAAGCTGGGCGAGCACGACAACCTGAAGATCACCATCGAGCAGAACGGGGACAAGTTTCATATCAAGGAGTCCAGCAACTTCCGCAGCATAGAGATTAACTTCACCCTGGGCATCGTGTTCGACTACACCCTGGCTGATGGCACTGAAGTCTCA GGTGCGTGGGAGGCGGAGGGTGAGATGCTGAAAGGTAAATTCACCAGGAAAGACAACAACAAGAGCCTGACAGTCACTAAAGGTCTGGTGGATGGAGAGCTTGTGCAG AGTTACAGCTATGAGGGAGTGGACGCTCAGAGGATTTTCAAGAAGCAGTAA